AGTGACGGGCGGAAGCCGTTGAGGAACTGGTACTGCGCCACCGCTTCAAAGTTCACCGCTTTGTTGGCGAAGCCGCCGCCGATCGGGGTGGCGTTGTGGGTGTTGCCGTAGATGGTGGCGACGTACACCTGGTTGGCATCATATTTCACGCCGGTCGCCCAGTGCTCGGCGCGGTCGCCGTCGCCACGCGGGGCGGCGTTCTGCACGGCAAGGCGCTTAATGCTGGCGTAGCTGGCCACTGCGCCGAGGCCGAAATCGCTGGTATAGCTGGCGGTCAGGGCGAAGCCGTCGCCGTTTGAGCGGCGTACCGCGTCGGTGCCGGTGCGCTCATTTTTGCCTTCGTACTGCAGGCCGAAGTTCAGGCCATCGACCAGGCCGAAGAAGTCCTTATTGCGGTACGTCGCCACGCCGGTAGAGCGCGATGACAGGAACACGTCGCTGAAGCCGGAGTCACCGCCGAATTTCGGCAGCACGTCGGTGAAGGCGAGGGTGTCATACACCAGGCCATAGTTGCGGCCGTAGTCGAATGAACCGAATTTGCCGAACTTCAGGCCGGCGAAGCCCAGACGGGTCTTGTCGCCGCTCAGCGCGTCGCTGCCTTCAGATTTGTTCAGCTGGAAGTTGTACTGCCACTGGCCGTAACCGGTCAGATACTGATTGATCTGGGTCTCACCTTTGAAACCAAAACGCGCGTAAGAAACGTCGCCGTCGTTGCTGGCATCGTCGGAGAACAGATGGCCGACGTTAATCTTGCCGTTGAGATCCAGCTTGTTACCGTCCTTGTTATAAATTTCGCTGGCCTGGGCGGCGGTAGACGCCAGAAGAACCGGCAACAGCACTGCTAATAAAGAACGCTTCATCATTACGGTATCCTGTTTTCGAATTTATAATTTTTTTGCATTTAGTGCGGTTATGAAAATGACATAAATAAGTGTTTCATAAAAACTCAATACTTGTAACAAAATGTATATTTCTGGTTTTTACGGTTTTCAGCCTGTGTGAAATGAAACTAACGCTTATTCATAAAAGTGAAATGTTTAGTCTGAATTGCACTTAGCGGGCGAGGTTTTTTTATAAATTGTGTTTATGAACATGGTGTTATAAAATACTCTAGCTGGATTAAATATGAGGTTTTCCAATACCAATCTAAGCGTGCTAATTAATTTTGCATGTTTTTTGAGCGTAGATTGTTTTTTTGTTTTCTAAATAACAATTATTTGTAAGGTTTCTCAGTCATACAAAATGTGTATGTGTAAATAGGTAATTTGTATTATTAAATTGCGCAAATAAAAACCAGTTGCGCCGGTGGTAGTCAATGGCAGGCAAAATGCTGTGCCGCAGAGTTCACTTTTCAGGCACTCTGCTTCTGCTTCTGCTTCTGCTTCTGCTTCTGCTTCTGCTTCTGCTTCTGCTTCTGCTTCTGCTTCTGCTTCTGCTTCTGCTTCTGCTTCTGCTTCTGCTTCTGCTTCGTTCCTGTTCCTGTTCCTGTTCCTGTTCCTGTTCCTGTTCCTGTTCCTGTTCCTGTTCCTGTTCCCGTTCGCCTGGCCAGGCCAGGCCGGACGATGGAGCCACGCTGAGGGGGGATTGCACCAGAGCGGTGCTATACGCCCGTTTCAGGTGCGTTAACTGCCTCTTTTTAAAACCGAAATGTTTTCGCGATCACAGAAATACGATTTTTTTTCCGGCTGCATAATTCCGCTTTTTTTGGGCCTGACAATCGCAGGGATATGCTTGTTTATGCACTTTATATGCATTCAGTGTGAATAGTGGCTTGCTGTAAGTTATTGATATTCTGTTGTTACGATAGGTTTATGCATTTTATTTGCTGGCTGGCACGCCGCGTGCAGATTAGAGTGAAGGCGTGATGAATCATTCCAGTAACACTTTTTAAACTTTAATTTCACCCGGCGCCGCCGGATGACGCGATAAAAGAGGCCAGCATGCAACCTTCAGTCAGCCGTGAGAACTTTGATCAATGGATTGTCCCAACCTATGCCCCGGCCAGCTTTATCCCGGTCAGAGCAGAAGGATCGACGCTGTGGGATCAGCAGGGGCGCTCTTATATTGATTTTGCCGGCGGTATCGCCGTTAACGCGCTGGGCCACGCCCACCCGGAGCTGCAGCAGGCGCTGCAGCAGCAGGCGGCGCTGCTGTGGCACACCGGCAACGGCTACACCAATGAACCGATCCTGCGGCTGGCAAAGCAGCTGATTGACGCCACCTTCGCCGATCGCGCGTTTTTCTGTAACTCCGGCGCGGAAGCCAACGAAGCGGCGCTGAAACTGGCGCGCAAGGTGGCGCTGGATAACGGCAACCCGCAGAAAAACGGTATTGTGGCGTTTAACAACGCCTTCCACGGCCGCACGCTGTTTACCGTCTCTGCCGGCGGCCAGCCCGCCTATTCAAAAGACTTTGCGCCGCTGCCCGGCGGCATTCAGCACGCGGCCTTTAACGACCTGGCGTCGGCGGCGGCGCTGATCGATGACAGCACCTGCGCGGTGATCGTAGAACCGATCCAGGGCGAAGGCGGCGTGCTGCCTGCCGAGCCGGCGTTCCTGCGCGGCCTGCGCGAGCTGTGTGATAAACACCAGGCGCTGCTGATTTTCGACGAGGTGCAGAGCGGGGTTGGCCGCACCGGTTCGCTGTACGCCTATATGCACTATGGCGTGACGCCGGACGTGCTGACCACCGCCAAAGCGCTCGGCGGCGGCTTCCCGATCGGTGCGATGCTGACCACGGAAACGCTGGCCGCGCACCTGAACGTCGGCAGCCACGGCACCACCTACGGCGGTAATCCGCTGGCCGGTGCGGTGGGCGGCAAAGTGATGGAGCTGATCAACCGCCCGGACGTGCTGGCCGGCGTAACCGAGCGCCATCAATGGTTTGTTGAGGGGCTGGAGGCGATCAACCAGCGGCTGAAGCTGTTCAGCGAAGTGCGCGGGCTGGGCCTGCTGATCGGCTGCGTGCTGAATCAGGACTACAGCGGCAAGGCTAAACTGTTTAACCAGGCCGCGGCGCGGGAAGGGCTGATGGTGCTGATCGCCGGCGCCAGCGTGGTGCGCTTCGCGCCGTCGCTGATTATCAGCCGCGACGAGGTGGACGAGGGGCTGGCCCGTTTTGAACGCGCCTGTCGCGCGGTGATTGAAGGAGCCGGCGTATGATGTTTATTCGTCCCGTTGAACGAGACGATCTGTCACAGCTGATGAACCTCGCCGGTAAGACCGGCGGGGGATTAACCTCGCTGCCCGCAGACAGCGCCACGCTCGCCGCCCGCATCGAACGATCGCTGCTTACCTGGCAGGGCAAGCTGCCGCGCGCCGAGCAGGGCTACGTATTTGTGCTGGCCGACGGCGAAACCGGCCTGGCGGTGGGCATCTGCGCCATTGAGGTGGCGGTGGGGCTGCAGGACCCGTGGTACAACTTTCGCGTCGGTACCCAGGTTCACGCATCGAAGGAGCTTAACGTCTACAACCGCCTGCCGACGCTGTCGCTGTGTAACGATCACACCGGCAGCAGCGAGCTCTGTACGCTGTTTCTCGACCCCGACTACCGTAACGGTAAAAACGGCTACCTGCTGTCGAAGTCGCGTTTTCTGTTTATCGCCGCGTTTCGCGAGCGCTTTATGCAGAAGGTGGTGGCCGAGATGCGCGGCGTCAGCGATGAACACGGCCACTCGCCGTTCTGGGACAGCGTCGGCAGCCGCTTCTTTTCTATGTCATTCACCGATGCCGACTACCTGAGCGGTACCGGCCAGAAGGCGTTTATCGCCGAACTGATGCCGAAGCACCCGCTGTATATCGATTATCTGTCACCGGAAGCCCAGGCGGTGATCGGCCAGGTTCATCCGCAAACCGCACCGGCGCGGACGGTACTGGAAGCGGAAGGCTTCAGCTTCCAGCACTACGTCGATATTTTCGACGGTGGCCCGACGCTGGAGTGCGATATCGACCGCATTCGTGCGGTGCGCAAAAGCCGTGAGCTGAGCGTTAACGTGACGGCGTCACAGAACGGCGACCTGCCGCTGTGCCTGGTGGCGAATCAGGACTATCAGCACTTCCGTGTAATGCTGCTGCCCGCCGACCCGCTGGCCAGCGAGATTGACGTGACCGCCGCACAGGCGGAAATTTTAGGCTGCCGGCCGGGCGATCGCCTGCGGGTAGTGACACTTTGTCGTGAGGAGAAACAGGCATGACGCACTGTATTAATGGCCAGTGGCTGGCCGGCAGCGGGGAGCACTTCAGCAAGACCAGTCCGGTTGGCGGTGAGGTGCTGTGGACGGGGAACGCCGCCTCGGCCGGTCAGGTCGCCAGCGCCGCTCAGGCCGCGCGCGGCGCCTTCTCCGCCTGGGCGCGGCGACCCTTTGCCGAGCGCCAGGCGATCGCCGAAGCGTTTGCCCGGCTGCTGGACGGGGCCAAAACCGAGCTCAGCGAAACGATCTCCCGCGAGACCGGCAAACCGCGCTGGGAAACCCTGACCGAAGTGCAGGCGATGATTAATAAGGTGGCGATTTCGCTGCGTGCCTGGCACGCCCGCACCGGTGAACACGCCGAAGGCGAAAGCTCGCTGCGCCACCGCCCGCACGGCGTGATGGCGGTGTTCGGGCCGTATAACTTCCCCGGCCACCTGCCAAACGGCCATATCGTACCGGCGCTGCTGGCGGGCAATACCATCGTGTTTAAGCCAAGCGAGCTGACGCCGCTGACCGCTGAGAAGACGGTGCAGCTGTGGCTGCAGGCCGGACTGCCGGCCGGGGTGCTTAACCTGGTGCAGGGCGGGCGTGACACCGGCCAGGCGCTGGCGCAGGACGCGCAGATCGACGGCGTGCTGTTTACCGGCAGCGCCGCCACCGGCTATCAGCTGCATCGCCAGTTCGCCGGTCAGCCGGAGAAGATGCTGGCGCTGGAAATGGGCGGTAATAACCCGCTGATCGTTGACGATCCGGCGGATATCGACGCGGCGGTGCATATCGCCATCCAGTCGGCGTTTATCAGCGCCGGACAGCGCTGCACCTGCGCCCGGCGCATGCTGGTGAAACGCGGGGCGGCGGGGGATGCGTTTCTCGCCCGGCTGGTGGAGGTGGCGGCGAACATCCGCACCGGCGGCTGGAACGACGAGCCGCAGCCGTTTATGGGCAGCGTGATTTCGCTGCAGGCGGCGGAGAAGGTGTATGCCGAGTGGCAGTCCCGGATTGCGGCCGGCGGCAGGGTGCTGCTGGAGATGCGCTGGCCGCAGCGCGATAACGCCATCCTCACGCCGGGGATTGTTGATATTACCGGCGTGGCCGGCCTGCCGGACGAAGAGGTGTTTGGCCCGCTGCTGGCGGTGATCCGCTATGACGATTTTGACAGCGCCATCCGCATCGCCAACGATACCCGCTACGGCCTCTCCAGCGGCCTGATTTCACCGGACCGCGAGAAGTTTGACCAGCTGCTGATCGAAGCCCGCGCCGGGATCGTCAACTGGAACAAACCGCTGACCGGTGCCGCCAGCAGCGCGCCGTTTGGCGGCGTGGGTGCCTCCGGCAACCACCGCGCCAGCGCCTGGTACGCCGCTGACTACTGCGCCTGGCCGATGGCCTCGATGGAGTCCGCCGGGTTATCCCTGCCCGCCAGCCTGTCGCCGGGCCTCGATTTTAGCGCTAAAGGAGAGACGCCATGAGCGCCCGTGAAGTCAATTTTGACGGTTTACCCGGTCTGACCCACCACTACGCCGGGCTGTCGTTTGGCAACGAGGCATCGGTGCGCTCTCAGCATCAGGTCTCTAACCCGAAACTGGCGGCGCTGCAGGGGCTGATGAAGATGAAGGCGCTGGCCGATCTCGGCTTTGCCCAGGGGGTGATCCCCCCGCACGAGCGGCCGAACGTTGAGGCGCTGCGCCAGATAGGCTTTAGCGGCAGCGATGCCGGGGTGGTGGCGGGGGCGGCGAAACAGGCACCACAGCTGCTCTCTGCCGTCAGTTCCGCCTCATCGATGTGGGTCGCTAATGCCGCCACGGTATCGCCGTCCGCCGACAGCGCCGACGGCCGCGTGCACCTGACGGTGGCCAACCTGAACAACAAATTCCACCGGGCAATTGAAGCGCCGACCACCGCCGCGCTGCTGCGGGCGATATTCCGCGATCGCGACCACTTTACCGTGCACGACGCGCTGCCGCAGGTGGCGATGTTCGGCGATGAAGGTGCCGCCAACCATAACCGCTTCAGTAACGGCTACGCTGAGCCTGGCGTGCAGCTGTTTGTTTACGGCCGTGAAGAGGCCAGCCCGGCGCTGGCACCCACCCGTTACCCGGCGCGGCAGACGCGCGAGGCCAGCGAGGCGGTGGCCCGCCTGCACCAGCTGGACCCGGCGCGGACGGTGTTTGCGCAGCAGAATCCGCAGGTGATCGACCAGGGCGTGTTTCATAACGACGTGATCGCGGTCAGCAACCAGCAGGCGCTGTTCTGCCACCAGCAGGCGTTTGTTAACCAGCCGCAGCTGCTGGCCGAACTGGCGGAGAAGCTGCCGGGCTTCCAGCCGATTGAGGTGCCGGCCGACCGCGTCAGCGTTGCCGACGCGGTGTCGACCTACCTGTTTAACAGCCAGCTGCTCAGCAAGGCCGACGGCAAAATGCTGCTGGTGCTGCCGGAAGAGGCGCGCCGTCACCCGGGCGTCTGGGCTTACCTGAGCGAGCTGGCGGCCAGCGGCGGAGTGATTGACGAGCTGAAGGTGTTCGACCTGCGCGAAAGCATGTGCAACGGCGGCGGCCCGGCCTGCCTGCGCCTGCGGGTGGCGCTGACCGCGCAGCAGCAGGCGGCGGTCAACCCGGCGGTAATGATGAACGATGCGCTGTTCGCCACCCTGAACGGCTGGGTGGAGCGTCACTACCGCGACCGTCTTACCCAGGCCGATCTCGCCGACCCGCAGCTGCTGCTGGAAGGGCGCACGGCGCTGGATGAGCTGACAAAACTGCTCGACTTGGGCAACGTTTACCGTTTCCAGCAGTAACAGGGCGGTGCAGGGCGGGCGTGCGCCGCGCTCTGCACCGGTCGCAGACGCACTTAAGGAGTACCGATGAAGGATTTTCTTGCCCTGACGCTGGCGGGTGTTGGCCCTGATAACGCCGCCGGACAGCAGGACAGCTTCAGCTGGCGCTGGCTGGACGACGGGATAGTGGAGCTGACCCCGCTGCAGCCGGCAACGATGTCGCTGGTGCTGTCAACCGGCGTCCACGGCAATGAGACCGCGCCGGTGGAGATTGTCGATCGGTTGCTTAACCGCCTGCTGAGCGGCGAACGGCCGCTGGCGGTGCGGCTGCTGGTGATTTACGGCAACCCGCACGCGCTGCGGCAAAACAGGCGCTATCTTGATGTCGATATGAACCGGCTGTTCGGCGGCCGCTGGCAGAAGGTGGCCGACTGCACCGAGGCGCGGCGTGCGCTGCGCCTTGAGCAGGCGGTTGAACAGTTCTGGCAGGCGGGTGAGTCAGCCGGGACGCGCTGGCACCTGGATATGCATACCGCCATTCGCGGGTCTTTGCACCCGCGTTTTGGCGTGATGCCGCAGCGCGTTGGCCCCTGGCCTGCGGATTTTCTGCGCTGGCTCGCCGCCGCCGGGCTGGAGGCGCTGGTGTTCCACCGCGCGCCGGGTGGCACTTTTACCCACTTCACCGGTGAACATTTTCAGGCGGCCAGCTGTACGCTGGAGCTGGGTAAGGCGCTGCCGTTTGGTGCCAACGACCTGGCGCAGTTCAACGCCGCGGACGCCGCGCTGAGCGCGCTGCTGTCGGGTGAAGCCTGGCCGCTGGCGGAGGCCACGCCGGTACGCTATCGCGTGGTGCAGCAGATCACCCGGGCGTCAGAGGCGTTTACCCTGCATATGGGACCGGAGACGCTGAACTTTACCGCCTTCGGACAGGGTACGCTGCTGGCCGAAGCGGGAGAGCAGCGCTGGGTGGTGGAGCAGCCGCGTGAGAGGGTGCTGTTCCCTAATCCGGCGGTAGCCATCGGCCAGCGGGCCGGGCTGATGCTGGTGGAGGAGAGTGATTATCCGCCGGACCCGCTTTAGCCGGTGCGGTTAGCCAGGACACGTTAAGTCCGACTAAGGAAAAACCATCACTTTTTTCTTCCGTCGGACTTACGGACCTATTACACTCCTCCTTAATTTCTGCACAAACCCGCCACTGATTCATACTCTTTTTCAATTCTTATCATTAATCTTCGTAATCTCTCCACGATCGGCGTGAAGTTGTCTTTTATGCTTGCAGGGCTTTACCTACCCTCTGACTGATTGACGTTCAGCACCGTAAACTTGCTTTCGACATCGCGACAATACGGTCGCCAGAGAACTGAAAAGTAAGGATAAATAATATGCGTAAATTAACTTCTCTCTTCGTTGCCGCTTCACTGGCTCTGGGCGCGGCCAATATTGTTCATGCCGCCGCAGACAACCTGACGCCGCCGCCGGCCGGGGCTGAAAAACCGATGAACCATAAGCCGCCGCGTCCGGACGGCCTGCATCAGTTTAAAGGCCTCAACCTGACCGACGCGCAGAAACAGCAGATGCGTGACATTCTGAAAACGGCGCACAAAGATTTTAAACGTCCTTCGCTGGAGGAGCGCCGTGCGCTGCACAGCATCGTCGCGGCGGACAGCTTCGATAAGGCTAAAGCGGAAGCCCAGGCGGAGAAAATGACGGTCAACGGCAAAGCGATGGCGCTGGCGCGTCTGGAAACCGAAAACAAGCTGTATAACGTGCTGACCGCCGATCAGAAAAAACAGTTCAACCAGAATTTTGAGAAACGTCTGACTGAAAAGCCGCGTCATGAAGGTAAAATGCTGCCAGCCGAAGACTAAACTTCGCGCCGTAAGCAGTCCGGTGCCGCGCTGAAGCCTTAGCCTCGCGCGGCATTAATTGAAACCGCCGGTGTTGCCCACCCGTCCGAGGACGGTGGTCAGCCCCGGCGGTTTTTTTTAACGTTTACCCGCCGAGGGGGATAACCGGCAGCCTGCCGCTGATTAACGGCTTGCAGAGGATTTTATAGCCGTCGCTGTCAAAGCCCGGCGGCGTGCTGGTCAGCGCCGTGGCGTCCGCCAGCTCGCTGACCGAGCCGAGGTAGAGCCAGTTGTTAATGACGTGGATCTGCTTCTGACCCGGCCGCTCTTCCACCACGCCCACCGCCCCCGGCCACGGCCAGCACTGCACGCGCAGCGCGTCAAGCGCGACACGCAGCCGCTGCTGGTGGGCCTCCACGCTCTCTTTGCCGCAGCAGGCACCGGCACAGCGCTTCAGCGCCGCGCGGAAGCAGCCGCGCCCGGCGGTCACCGACTCCAGCCCGAGCAGGCCATAGCAGAGCTGGTGCTGGTCGGCGATCTTCTGCAATGCCTCCAGCGCCGCCCGCCGGCTGGCAAACAGGCCGAACAGATTGGGGGTGTGCGAGAAATCGACCTCGCGTGCCGACACCACCTGCGGGCGCTGGTCATCCAGCCGCAGCGAGCAGAGCTGGCGGTTTTTGCGCAGGCGTTTGTTAAACAGCGGCTGCTGCAGCTTGATCATCTGCGCCTCGAGCAGCAGCGCGCCCAGCTCCCCGGCGGTGGGGATCCAGCTGATGCGCAGCGCCTGCCGCAGCATGCGCGCTTCGTCCGGGGTGCGCAGGTGCGACAGCACCCGGCTGCGGATATTGACGCTCTTACCGATATACAGCGGCAGGGTTTCACTTTCACCGTGGAAGATATAGACGCCGGGCAGGGTGGGCAGGTCTTCCAGCCACGGCCGCAGGTGCTCAGGATACTGATAAATGGCCGCTGCCTCGAACGCCAGGCGGGGGCTTGTGGCTCTTCTACTCACACATCA
This portion of the Erwinia sp. E602 genome encodes:
- the cho gene encoding excinuclease Cho, giving the protein MSRRATSPRLAFEAAAIYQYPEHLRPWLEDLPTLPGVYIFHGESETLPLYIGKSVNIRSRVLSHLRTPDEARMLRQALRISWIPTAGELGALLLEAQMIKLQQPLFNKRLRKNRQLCSLRLDDQRPQVVSAREVDFSHTPNLFGLFASRRAALEALQKIADQHQLCYGLLGLESVTAGRGCFRAALKRCAGACCGKESVEAHQQRLRVALDALRVQCWPWPGAVGVVEERPGQKQIHVINNWLYLGSVSELADATALTSTPPGFDSDGYKILCKPLISGRLPVIPLGG
- the astE gene encoding succinylglutamate desuccinylase is translated as MKDFLALTLAGVGPDNAAGQQDSFSWRWLDDGIVELTPLQPATMSLVLSTGVHGNETAPVEIVDRLLNRLLSGERPLAVRLLVIYGNPHALRQNRRYLDVDMNRLFGGRWQKVADCTEARRALRLEQAVEQFWQAGESAGTRWHLDMHTAIRGSLHPRFGVMPQRVGPWPADFLRWLAAAGLEALVFHRAPGGTFTHFTGEHFQAASCTLELGKALPFGANDLAQFNAADAALSALLSGEAWPLAEATPVRYRVVQQITRASEAFTLHMGPETLNFTAFGQGTLLAEAGEQRWVVEQPRERVLFPNPAVAIGQRAGLMLVEESDYPPDPL
- the spy gene encoding ATP-independent periplasmic protein-refolding chaperone Spy — its product is MRKLTSLFVAASLALGAANIVHAAADNLTPPPAGAEKPMNHKPPRPDGLHQFKGLNLTDAQKQQMRDILKTAHKDFKRPSLEERRALHSIVAADSFDKAKAEAQAEKMTVNGKAMALARLETENKLYNVLTADQKKQFNQNFEKRLTEKPRHEGKMLPAED
- a CDS encoding porin, with product MMKRSLLAVLLPVLLASTAAQASEIYNKDGNKLDLNGKINVGHLFSDDASNDGDVSYARFGFKGETQINQYLTGYGQWQYNFQLNKSEGSDALSGDKTRLGFAGLKFGKFGSFDYGRNYGLVYDTLAFTDVLPKFGGDSGFSDVFLSSRSTGVATYRNKDFFGLVDGLNFGLQYEGKNERTGTDAVRRSNGDGFALTASYTSDFGLGAVASYASIKRLAVQNAAPRGDGDRAEHWATGVKYDANQVYVATIYGNTHNATPIGGGFANKAVNFEAVAQYQFLNGFRPSLAYVTSKGKDIEGIGDADIVKYASLGAYYYFNKNFNAYAEYKFNLLKDNNALALKTDDVSGVGLNYQF
- a CDS encoding bifunctional succinylornithine transaminase/acetylornithine transaminase: MQPSVSRENFDQWIVPTYAPASFIPVRAEGSTLWDQQGRSYIDFAGGIAVNALGHAHPELQQALQQQAALLWHTGNGYTNEPILRLAKQLIDATFADRAFFCNSGAEANEAALKLARKVALDNGNPQKNGIVAFNNAFHGRTLFTVSAGGQPAYSKDFAPLPGGIQHAAFNDLASAAALIDDSTCAVIVEPIQGEGGVLPAEPAFLRGLRELCDKHQALLIFDEVQSGVGRTGSLYAYMHYGVTPDVLTTAKALGGGFPIGAMLTTETLAAHLNVGSHGTTYGGNPLAGAVGGKVMELINRPDVLAGVTERHQWFVEGLEAINQRLKLFSEVRGLGLLIGCVLNQDYSGKAKLFNQAAAREGLMVLIAGASVVRFAPSLIISRDEVDEGLARFERACRAVIEGAGV
- the astD gene encoding succinylglutamate-semialdehyde dehydrogenase, whose amino-acid sequence is MTHCINGQWLAGSGEHFSKTSPVGGEVLWTGNAASAGQVASAAQAARGAFSAWARRPFAERQAIAEAFARLLDGAKTELSETISRETGKPRWETLTEVQAMINKVAISLRAWHARTGEHAEGESSLRHRPHGVMAVFGPYNFPGHLPNGHIVPALLAGNTIVFKPSELTPLTAEKTVQLWLQAGLPAGVLNLVQGGRDTGQALAQDAQIDGVLFTGSAATGYQLHRQFAGQPEKMLALEMGGNNPLIVDDPADIDAAVHIAIQSAFISAGQRCTCARRMLVKRGAAGDAFLARLVEVAANIRTGGWNDEPQPFMGSVISLQAAEKVYAEWQSRIAAGGRVLLEMRWPQRDNAILTPGIVDITGVAGLPDEEVFGPLLAVIRYDDFDSAIRIANDTRYGLSSGLISPDREKFDQLLIEARAGIVNWNKPLTGAASSAPFGGVGASGNHRASAWYAADYCAWPMASMESAGLSLPASLSPGLDFSAKGETP
- the astB gene encoding N-succinylarginine dihydrolase: MSAREVNFDGLPGLTHHYAGLSFGNEASVRSQHQVSNPKLAALQGLMKMKALADLGFAQGVIPPHERPNVEALRQIGFSGSDAGVVAGAAKQAPQLLSAVSSASSMWVANAATVSPSADSADGRVHLTVANLNNKFHRAIEAPTTAALLRAIFRDRDHFTVHDALPQVAMFGDEGAANHNRFSNGYAEPGVQLFVYGREEASPALAPTRYPARQTREASEAVARLHQLDPARTVFAQQNPQVIDQGVFHNDVIAVSNQQALFCHQQAFVNQPQLLAELAEKLPGFQPIEVPADRVSVADAVSTYLFNSQLLSKADGKMLLVLPEEARRHPGVWAYLSELAASGGVIDELKVFDLRESMCNGGGPACLRLRVALTAQQQAAVNPAVMMNDALFATLNGWVERHYRDRLTQADLADPQLLLEGRTALDELTKLLDLGNVYRFQQ
- the astA gene encoding arginine N-succinyltransferase; translation: MMFIRPVERDDLSQLMNLAGKTGGGLTSLPADSATLAARIERSLLTWQGKLPRAEQGYVFVLADGETGLAVGICAIEVAVGLQDPWYNFRVGTQVHASKELNVYNRLPTLSLCNDHTGSSELCTLFLDPDYRNGKNGYLLSKSRFLFIAAFRERFMQKVVAEMRGVSDEHGHSPFWDSVGSRFFSMSFTDADYLSGTGQKAFIAELMPKHPLYIDYLSPEAQAVIGQVHPQTAPARTVLEAEGFSFQHYVDIFDGGPTLECDIDRIRAVRKSRELSVNVTASQNGDLPLCLVANQDYQHFRVMLLPADPLASEIDVTAAQAEILGCRPGDRLRVVTLCREEKQA